One genomic region from Sulfurimonas sp. encodes:
- a CDS encoding TolC family outer membrane protein — protein sequence MLKKSFIIFSVASFIFSSSLFGLSLKESVVEVLNTNPVIQERLKNFRATQQDLNIANSEYYPQLDFRAVVGFNKAGALKNGDNSDYSHNIVEQDYGNYETSLTFTQNLFDGFGTTHKVNYEEARILASAYNYIEKSNDIAFKMIDAYVNVMRSHELTQTARENVQINENIYKKVKDLFESGLTTDSEVKKIQSSLSLARSNLTVQKNNARDAEYSFRRVLGRMPLVHEMQRPEFNVGMPESIQRAAMYSVEHNPSLLVSRYNIKGAQELYKQHKKDYYPKIDFEMSQFYNDVEKRNAFDSPDDRFRARLVLNYNIFRGGADKANIQKHLSKINQEIEIKRDLKRQVIEGLNLSWNAYQMIGEQLKDLRDYSSFSESTLSLYEEEYDLGRRSLLDLLASQNDVINSRSQIIKAEYDQLFAKYRILDAMGLLVTAVTGDVNKHAAKVNLYSGSEALEILDTLPVKLDSDNDEIPDNIDLCDNSLKANNIMPYGCKKMMRDSDSDGVIDAKDSCPLTPINAKVSPDGCALDSDFDGVKDYADKCPKTPIGYTVDEKGCTISLSLRVNFSASSSNIPSDSKTEIDVLAGFLKANLDYNVHIIGHTNNIGDASANLKLSDSRSKAIKKALQNQGVNTQRLSSEGRGEEEPIASNETAEGLNLNRRVDIELSKTSEEI from the coding sequence ATGTTAAAAAAATCTTTTATCATCTTTAGTGTAGCAAGTTTTATATTTTCATCATCACTTTTTGGCTTAAGTCTTAAAGAAAGTGTTGTTGAGGTTTTAAATACAAATCCAGTTATTCAAGAGAGATTGAAAAACTTTAGGGCTACGCAACAAGATTTAAATATAGCAAATTCTGAGTATTATCCACAGCTTGATTTTAGAGCAGTTGTTGGATTTAACAAAGCGGGAGCATTAAAAAATGGAGATAATTCAGATTATAGTCATAATATAGTTGAGCAAGATTATGGAAATTATGAAACATCTTTGACTTTTACTCAAAATCTTTTTGATGGTTTTGGTACTACTCATAAAGTAAATTATGAAGAAGCTAGAATCTTAGCATCTGCGTATAACTACATAGAAAAATCAAATGATATAGCTTTTAAAATGATAGATGCTTATGTAAATGTTATGCGTTCACATGAACTTACTCAAACAGCTAGAGAAAATGTACAGATAAATGAAAATATTTATAAAAAAGTTAAAGATTTGTTTGAGTCAGGATTGACAACTGATTCTGAAGTTAAAAAAATCCAATCTTCACTTTCACTAGCTCGTTCAAACCTGACAGTACAAAAAAACAACGCAAGAGATGCAGAGTACTCTTTTAGAAGAGTTTTAGGTCGTATGCCTTTAGTTCACGAGATGCAAAGACCAGAGTTTAATGTTGGGATGCCAGAGAGTATCCAAAGAGCTGCGATGTATTCTGTTGAACATAACCCTTCACTTTTAGTTAGTAGATATAATATCAAAGGTGCTCAGGAATTATACAAACAACACAAAAAAGATTACTATCCAAAAATTGATTTTGAAATGAGCCAGTTTTATAATGATGTTGAAAAAAGAAATGCATTTGATTCCCCAGATGATAGATTTCGTGCTCGTTTAGTGCTTAACTATAATATTTTTCGTGGTGGAGCAGATAAAGCAAATATCCAAAAGCATCTAAGTAAAATAAACCAAGAGATAGAGATAAAAAGAGATTTAAAAAGACAAGTGATAGAAGGTTTAAATCTTTCTTGGAATGCTTATCAGATGATTGGTGAACAGCTAAAAGATTTAAGAGATTATAGTTCATTCTCAGAGAGTACGCTTAGCCTATATGAAGAAGAATATGATTTAGGTCGTCGTTCTTTACTTGACCTTTTAGCATCTCAAAACGATGTGATAAACTCTAGAAGTCAAATCATTAAAGCTGAGTATGACCAACTTTTTGCAAAGTATCGTATCTTAGACGCTATGGGACTTTTAGTAACTGCAGTAACTGGCGATGTTAATAAACATGCTGCAAAAGTAAACCTTTATAGTGGTTCTGAAGCCTTAGAAATCTTAGATACTCTTCCTGTAAAACTAGATTCAGACAATGATGAGATTCCTGATAATATAGATCTTTGTGACAACTCTTTAAAAGCTAACAATATTATGCCTTATGGTTGTAAAAAAATGATGAGAGATAGTGATTCTGATGGTGTTATAGATGCCAAAGATTCTTGTCCTCTTACTCCAATAAATGCGAAAGTTTCTCCAGATGGTTGTGCACTTGACAGTGACTTTGATGGTGTAAAAGATTATGCGGACAAATGTCCTAAAACACCAATTGGATATACGGTTGATGAAAAAGGATGCACAATATCATTGAGTTTAAGAGTTAATTTTTCAGCAAGTAGTTCTAATATTCCAAGTGATTCAAAAACAGAAATAGATGTATTGGCGGGATTTTTAAAAGCAAATTTAGATTATAATGTACATATAATAGGGCATACAAACAACATAGGTGATGCTAGCGCAAATCTTAAACTTTCAGATAGTAGATCTAAAGCTATAAAAAAAGCTTTACAAAATCAAGGTGTTAATACACAAAGACTCAGTAGTGAAGGTCGTGGAGAAGAAGAACCAATAGCAAGTAATGAAACAGCCGAAGGCTTAAACTTAAATCGTCGTGTTGACATTGAGTTAAGCAAAACAAGTGAGGAGATATAA
- a CDS encoding type I secretion system permease/ATPase encodes MNERVGISVKEDSLLDSLVLYTKLFHKPFSAEALLAGLPVYAKDGNSKLFSIGTKSKSLFSRVATRAGLKSTLIKREIPAMLQLHLPMIILLSNDNSCILEKFSEDRSEVKIIYPDGEGSQEWVKVSELEKEYLGYGFLLKKRFEYDSKKSRTLNVKSKHWFWSTLNLSRTIYRDVLWASLLINVFVLATPLFTMNVYDRVIPNNAQETLMVFTIGIVFVYVLDFFLKITRGYMLELAGKKSDIIMSSIIFEKVLNLKMAVHPQSVGSFANNMKDFESVRSFFTTATMTAIIDLPFAIIFLMVIYYIGGFLVFVPMTTMFLILAYALLIRKPLRESIESSHEASAKKNGILIETLQNIETVKSMSMTGKQQWEWEETTGEIAEKNLKSRILSSSIPNVTNLFIQLNTVFVVVFGVYLIQEFELTMGGLIAVVILTSRTVAPMGQAAGLISNYSDARSSYDTLNNIISQDMEREEGEEFVERPSFSGKIEFKDVTFTYPDAEMPAIQNVSFVINAGEKVAIIGRIGSGKSTIAKLILKLYDPDSGTILIDDIDISQIDPADLRRFIGYVPQDVNLFRGTIKDNIVSSDLHPDIGDVIYASQISGVDDFVRTHPRGYEMQIGERGAGLSGGQRQSVGVARALMQNSSIMLMDEPTNSMDQTTENGIMKRFNVEFKKETLILVTQKLGLLALVDRVIVMHHSKVLLDGPKDEVTAQLGGGKNV; translated from the coding sequence ATGAATGAAAGAGTTGGAATATCAGTTAAAGAAGATTCATTACTTGACTCTCTTGTTTTATATACAAAACTCTTTCATAAGCCTTTTAGCGCAGAAGCTTTACTCGCGGGGCTTCCTGTTTATGCAAAAGATGGAAACTCAAAACTTTTTTCAATCGGAACAAAATCAAAATCACTTTTTTCAAGAGTTGCTACAAGGGCAGGTTTAAAATCAACTCTTATAAAAAGAGAAATCCCTGCAATGCTTCAACTCCATCTACCGATGATTATTCTCTTAAGCAATGATAATTCTTGTATATTAGAGAAGTTTTCTGAAGATAGAAGCGAAGTTAAAATTATATATCCAGATGGAGAAGGCTCACAAGAGTGGGTAAAAGTATCAGAATTAGAAAAAGAGTATTTGGGTTATGGATTTTTACTTAAAAAAAGGTTTGAGTATGATTCTAAAAAATCTCGCACTTTAAATGTAAAATCTAAACACTGGTTTTGGAGTACGCTTAATCTTTCTCGTACTATATACAGAGATGTTTTATGGGCGTCACTTCTTATAAATGTTTTTGTTTTAGCAACTCCACTTTTTACCATGAATGTTTATGATAGAGTTATCCCAAACAATGCTCAAGAAACTTTGATGGTCTTTACTATAGGCATAGTTTTTGTTTATGTTTTAGATTTTTTCTTAAAAATCACTCGTGGATATATGCTTGAGTTGGCTGGAAAAAAGAGTGACATCATTATGTCAAGTATAATTTTTGAGAAAGTTCTAAATTTAAAAATGGCAGTTCACCCTCAGTCAGTTGGCTCTTTTGCAAATAATATGAAAGATTTTGAGTCAGTTCGTTCATTTTTTACAACTGCTACTATGACGGCTATAATTGACCTGCCTTTTGCGATAATCTTTTTAATGGTTATTTACTATATAGGTGGTTTTCTGGTTTTTGTTCCAATGACTACTATGTTTCTTATCTTAGCTTACGCTCTTCTTATTAGAAAACCATTAAGAGAGTCAATAGAAAGTTCACATGAAGCAAGTGCAAAGAAAAATGGTATCTTGATTGAAACTCTTCAAAATATAGAAACTGTAAAGTCTATGAGTATGACAGGTAAACAGCAGTGGGAATGGGAAGAAACAACAGGGGAGATAGCAGAAAAAAATCTTAAATCTCGTATATTATCTTCTTCTATTCCAAATGTCACAAACTTGTTTATTCAGCTAAATACTGTTTTCGTAGTTGTTTTTGGAGTATATCTTATTCAAGAGTTTGAGCTAACTATGGGTGGACTTATTGCAGTTGTGATTTTAACTTCAAGAACAGTTGCTCCTATGGGTCAAGCTGCTGGTTTGATTTCAAACTACTCAGATGCTAGAAGTTCTTATGATACTTTAAATAATATAATCTCTCAAGATATGGAGAGAGAAGAGGGCGAAGAGTTTGTTGAACGACCGAGTTTTAGTGGAAAAATAGAATTTAAAGATGTGACTTTTACATATCCAGATGCAGAGATGCCAGCAATACAAAATGTAAGTTTTGTAATAAATGCAGGTGAAAAAGTTGCAATTATTGGTCGCATAGGTTCTGGAAAATCAACAATTGCCAAACTAATACTTAAGCTTTATGACCCAGATAGCGGAACTATACTTATTGATGATATTGATATCTCTCAAATTGACCCAGCAGATTTACGCCGTTTTATTGGTTATGTTCCTCAAGATGTAAATCTTTTTAGAGGTACTATAAAAGATAACATAGTATCTTCTGATTTACATCCTGATATAGGAGATGTTATCTATGCTTCACAAATAAGTGGAGTTGATGATTTTGTTAGAACACATCCAAGAGGATATGAGATGCAAATAGGTGAAAGAGGTGCAGGTCTTTCAGGTGGACAAAGACAAAGTGTAGGTGTTGCTCGAGCTTTAATGCAAAACAGTTCTATCATGCTTATGGACGAACCTACAAACTCTATGGACCAAACAACTGAAAATGGCATAATGAAAAGGTTTAATGTTGAGTTTAAAAAAGAAACTTTAATTCTTGTTACTCAAAAATTAGGACTTTTAGCTTTAGTAGATAGAGTTATAGTGATGCATCATTCAAAGGTTCTTTTAGATGGACCAAAAGATGAAGTTACTGCGCAATTAGGGGGTGGAAAAAATGTTTAA
- a CDS encoding response regulator transcription factor: MDIILYSDDINLLEYWEKAIKKDYVVFDELSELQNSFGNIVIVNYSAFNSKGKEMIIQLSKNDNLVLVLHRVPDIKVAREVLALGAKAYGNALMQEHFILSAIQTMKEGMIWLHPEFTSLLINQIPVQESRDVSFILVKLSEREKEVALLLKDGDTYKNVAQKLEITPRTVKAHAQSIYKKLYVKDRLALALLLK, from the coding sequence ATGGATATTATACTTTATAGTGATGATATAAATTTACTTGAGTATTGGGAAAAAGCTATAAAAAAAGACTATGTAGTTTTTGATGAATTATCAGAGTTGCAAAACTCTTTTGGGAATATTGTAATTGTTAACTATTCAGCTTTTAATTCTAAGGGAAAAGAGATGATTATACAATTGAGTAAAAATGATAATCTTGTTTTAGTTTTACATCGTGTACCAGATATTAAAGTTGCAAGAGAGGTTCTAGCTCTTGGTGCAAAGGCTTATGGAAATGCACTTATGCAAGAACATTTTATACTTTCTGCAATCCAAACGATGAAAGAAGGTATGATTTGGTTGCATCCAGAGTTTACATCTCTACTTATAAATCAAATACCAGTTCAAGAATCAAGAGATGTTTCTTTTATACTTGTAAAACTAAGTGAGAGAGAAAAAGAAGTAGCATTGCTTCTTAAAGATGGTGATACATACAAAAATGTTGCTCAAAAATTAGAAATCACTCCAAGAACAGTTAAAGCACATGCTCAAAGCATCTATAAAAAACTTTATGTAAAAGATAGACTAGCTTTAGCTCTACTTCTAAAATAA
- a CDS encoding transporter substrate-binding domain-containing protein — MNKLKLILFFLSIFLYADATTTKLLNLTQKEKAFIKKHPKITLGTDKRWEPYVIVDKNGVISGYDVDVLNLINEVSGANFSLIIGDWAQMQQMAKNKEIDGLSTGGIHKERNRYLNFSDIYIKMQKMLIVSSANPNNIHTVDDLEDKIIAIHKSNLVDEKISRKFKNSQVLSFEELEDVISSVVTAKADVMFGDGSTFYLANKMGLPYLKREGTLNESLKLSFGVRKDWPEAIMIINKSLKVIGEHKLLEIKNRWFFDRNDKKEKELSKAEQKYLKDKVNLNICVDPNWMPIEAIINNKYVGIGADFIRYFKKELDIDIRVVKTQTWSESIKMMQERKCDVLPLASSLNTKLKNLNFTSSYLQVPLVIVTKKSTQSIIDISFIKKQKIAIIKDYAIGDIIKNAYPNLEHIEVSSMKEGLEKVKNNEVFAFGGNSLTMQYYFKDNDDEELKINTYFDEKLLLSFATSKEDIILHTILQKIIVKITNEQKESIMKKWFLFENEKEFDYALFYKLMVVFFVIFVVLMFRSYNIKKLNTELTKRVEEELQKSRDKDKMLFHQNKLASMGEMLENIAHQWRQPLSQINSSVLLIDTALSEKNGLKPRGGRKTS; from the coding sequence ATGAATAAACTAAAGTTAATTTTATTTTTTCTCTCAATCTTTCTTTATGCAGATGCAACTACTACTAAATTATTAAACCTAACTCAAAAAGAAAAAGCATTTATAAAAAAACATCCAAAGATAACGCTTGGAACTGATAAAAGGTGGGAACCTTATGTCATAGTCGATAAAAACGGCGTTATCAGTGGTTATGATGTTGATGTGTTAAATCTTATCAATGAAGTAAGTGGAGCAAACTTTTCTCTTATCATTGGAGATTGGGCACAGATGCAACAAATGGCGAAAAACAAAGAAATAGATGGCTTAAGTACGGGAGGCATCCATAAAGAGCGAAATAGGTATCTGAATTTTTCAGATATTTATATCAAGATGCAAAAGATGCTTATAGTATCTTCGGCAAACCCCAACAATATTCACACCGTAGATGACCTTGAAGATAAAATTATTGCTATACATAAAAGTAATTTAGTAGATGAAAAAATAAGTCGTAAGTTTAAAAACTCTCAAGTTTTAAGCTTCGAGGAACTTGAAGATGTGATAAGTAGTGTTGTTACTGCTAAGGCAGATGTCATGTTTGGAGATGGCTCAACCTTTTACTTAGCAAATAAAATGGGTTTACCGTATTTAAAAAGAGAAGGGACCTTAAATGAAAGCCTGAAACTATCTTTTGGTGTTAGAAAAGATTGGCCAGAGGCTATAATGATTATAAATAAATCTTTAAAGGTTATAGGAGAACATAAATTATTAGAAATAAAAAATAGATGGTTTTTTGATAGAAATGATAAAAAAGAAAAAGAATTATCAAAAGCTGAACAAAAATATCTAAAAGATAAAGTAAATCTTAATATTTGTGTTGATCCGAACTGGATGCCAATAGAAGCAATTATAAATAATAAATATGTTGGTATCGGTGCTGATTTTATAAGATACTTTAAAAAAGAGCTTGATATAGATATAAGAGTTGTAAAAACACAGACATGGAGTGAGTCTATAAAGATGATGCAAGAGAGGAAGTGTGATGTTTTACCTTTGGCATCTTCACTAAATACAAAGTTAAAAAACTTAAATTTTACATCTTCATATCTTCAAGTTCCTTTGGTCATAGTAACAAAAAAAAGCACGCAGAGTATTATCGATATTAGTTTTATAAAAAAGCAAAAAATAGCAATTATTAAAGATTATGCGATTGGGGATATTATAAAAAATGCTTATCCAAATTTAGAACATATTGAAGTGAGTAGTATGAAAGAGGGCTTAGAAAAAGTTAAAAATAATGAGGTTTTTGCGTTTGGAGGCAATTCTTTAACAATGCAGTATTATTTTAAAGATAATGATGATGAAGAACTAAAAATAAATACATATTTTGATGAGAAGCTTTTGCTTAGTTTTGCTACAAGTAAAGAAGATATAATCTTACATACAATTTTACAAAAAATCATAGTAAAAATAACAAATGAACAAAAAGAAAGTATTATGAAAAAATGGTTTTTATTTGAGAATGAAAAAGAGTTTGATTACGCTCTTTTTTATAAGCTAATGGTAGTGTTTTTTGTCATTTTTGTTGTTCTTATGTTTAGAAGTTATAATATAAAAAAGTTAAATACAGAGTTGACAAAAAGAGTAGAAGAGGAACTACAAAAATCAAGAGATAAAGATAAAATGCTCTTTCATCAAAATAAACTAGCATCTATGGGTGAGATGCTAGAAAATATTGCTCATCAGTGGAGGCAACCACTCTCTCAAATAAACTCTTCTGTACTATTGATTGATACTGCTTTGAGTGAAAAAAACGGTTTAAAACCCAGAGGTGGAAGAAAGACTTCTTGA
- a CDS encoding HlyD family type I secretion periplasmic adaptor subunit, whose amino-acid sequence MFKKNEVEKNLSAQDYEFMHSLSAAVIQVTPATLRVVLYFWIVAIAIFLAWANFALIDEIARGDGEIIPSGENQMIQNLEGGIVEDILVRKGQNVKKGQILLKINNEKSRSSFSSNAIKADAIEARIHRLTAESSGEKFKVDKELKERIPIFVNNEESLYNINKRQLNSKLNALREQLVQKRQELSEAKTQEKHLKSSTELVTKEVRMTSPMVARGVSSKRDFLKLQREANEIEARYSATKKSIPRLKSAIKEVKSRINETKLVYKSEAKVKLNEAVAELRGLRANSTALKDQVSRTIVRSPMKGIVQELFVHTIGGVIKPGADIIEIVPSDDALLVEVKIKPSDIAFIYFGQKAIVKFSAYDFSIYGGLDGEVVLISADTVTDQKDNVFYTVRIKTDKNFIGDVSKQLKIIPGMTVSVDIITGQKSVLDYILKPILKTKQYTFTER is encoded by the coding sequence ATGTTTAAGAAAAATGAAGTTGAAAAAAACTTATCCGCTCAGGATTATGAGTTTATGCACTCTTTAAGTGCTGCTGTTATTCAAGTTACCCCTGCTACTCTTAGAGTTGTATTATATTTTTGGATTGTGGCTATTGCTATATTTTTAGCCTGGGCAAATTTTGCTCTTATTGATGAAATTGCTAGGGGAGATGGTGAGATTATTCCAAGTGGAGAGAATCAAATGATTCAAAATCTTGAAGGTGGAATAGTTGAAGATATCTTAGTGAGAAAAGGACAAAATGTAAAAAAAGGACAAATCCTTTTAAAAATTAACAATGAAAAATCTCGTTCATCATTTAGCTCAAACGCGATTAAAGCAGATGCTATTGAAGCTAGGATTCATAGATTAACAGCAGAATCAAGTGGAGAAAAATTTAAAGTAGATAAAGAGTTAAAAGAAAGAATACCTATTTTTGTAAATAATGAAGAGAGTTTATACAACATTAACAAAAGACAACTAAACTCAAAACTAAATGCATTAAGAGAACAACTTGTTCAAAAAAGACAAGAACTCTCAGAAGCAAAAACTCAAGAAAAACATCTTAAATCATCAACAGAGTTAGTTACAAAAGAAGTAAGAATGACAAGTCCTATGGTTGCTCGAGGGGTTAGTTCAAAAAGAGATTTTTTAAAACTACAAAGAGAAGCTAATGAGATAGAAGCTAGATATAGTGCAACAAAAAAATCTATTCCAAGGTTAAAATCAGCTATAAAAGAAGTTAAAAGTAGGATTAATGAAACAAAGTTAGTTTATAAAAGTGAAGCAAAAGTAAAACTAAATGAAGCAGTTGCTGAGTTAAGAGGTTTAAGAGCGAACTCGACTGCGCTCAAAGACCAAGTAAGTCGTACCATAGTTCGCTCACCTATGAAAGGAATAGTTCAAGAATTATTTGTTCATACTATTGGTGGTGTTATCAAACCAGGGGCAGATATAATCGAAATAGTTCCAAGTGATGATGCCTTGTTAGTTGAGGTGAAAATTAAACCTTCAGATATAGCTTTTATATATTTTGGACAAAAAGCAATAGTTAAATTTTCTGCTTATGATTTTTCTATTTATGGTGGTTTAGATGGAGAGGTTGTTTTAATTAGTGCGGATACTGTAACAGACCAAAAAGATAATGTTTTTTATACAGTTAGGATTAAAACAGATAAAAATTTTATTGGTGATGTATCTAAGCAGCTTAAAATAATCCCTGGAATGACAGTAAGTGTTGATATTATAACAGGACAAAAAAGTGTGCTTGATTATATACTCAAACCTATTTTAAAAACAAAACAATACACATTTACGGAGAGATAA
- a CDS encoding HAMP domain-containing sensor histidine kinase, whose product MEERLLEIESLTKYLSNTIDDFKDFFSDDKDKKTFSLKSMIEKSVYIVKGGFTKHEIEIEVDVHNDFMCHSYENELQQVLVVILNNAKDALVNRNSYQALISVTVRIEGEFYIIELCDNAGGISKEIRDKIFEPYFTTKHKSQGTGLGLYMAKKIIGESLGGELSVSNREFGTCFEIKIKVGVE is encoded by the coding sequence GTGGAAGAAAGACTTCTTGAGATAGAGTCTTTAACTAAATACTTGTCAAATACAATAGATGATTTTAAAGACTTTTTTAGTGATGATAAAGATAAGAAAACCTTTTCTCTTAAAAGTATGATAGAGAAGTCTGTTTATATAGTTAAAGGTGGATTTACAAAACATGAGATAGAGATAGAAGTAGATGTTCACAACGATTTTATGTGCCATAGTTATGAAAATGAATTGCAACAAGTTTTAGTGGTAATTTTAAATAATGCCAAAGATGCCCTTGTAAATAGAAATAGTTATCAAGCTCTAATCTCTGTAACAGTTAGAATTGAAGGAGAGTTTTATATAATTGAGCTTTGTGATAATGCTGGTGGAATTTCAAAAGAGATAAGAGATAAAATATTTGAACCATACTTTACTACAAAACATAAATCTCAAGGAACGGGACTAGGACTATATATGGCAAAAAAGATAATTGGGGAGAGTTTAGGTGGAGAATTGAGTGTGAGTAACAGAGAATTTGGAACATGTTTTGAGATAAAAATAAAGGTTGGAGTTGAATAA
- a CDS encoding OmpA family protein — protein sequence MKYLLILIFAYSLFGGTYDYDYKIEQESNVSKMKLDALMYGDFKEIIRFEPLIFDEDDLEDEMNEDTNTTQLQDITNTLKKYIVSGESVRISIIGHTPEAQTIISSYERVEVDTKQTMDLSRKNAKFIQDALVKNEINEELMILSYRGGKDMAFSDALTQGKELSNRVMVTLYVMFPEDIDSDKDGVFDSVDRCPATPRGATVDSYGCPVDSDKDGVIDYKDECPKTPIGVEVDKKGCPLDSDGDGVVDYKDRCPDTPKGVSVDPTGCALSKELAITFKPNSDKILKSSYEKVVAFAVFLKQNPVFNAKIIGHTDSTGKAELNMRLSQRRAAAAKSALIYEGVEASRLTSKGRGELDPVQSNRTKEGRAINRRIEVKLSYSAQ from the coding sequence ATGAAATACTTACTAATATTAATCTTTGCATACTCTTTGTTCGGGGGAACTTATGATTATGACTATAAAATAGAGCAAGAGTCTAATGTTTCTAAAATGAAACTAGATGCTTTAATGTATGGTGATTTTAAAGAAATTATCAGATTTGAGCCTTTAATTTTTGATGAAGATGATTTAGAAGATGAGATGAATGAAGATACAAATACTACACAACTTCAAGATATAACAAATACTCTTAAAAAGTATATTGTAAGTGGGGAGAGTGTTCGTATTAGCATTATAGGACATACTCCAGAAGCACAAACTATCATTTCAAGTTATGAGAGAGTAGAAGTTGACACTAAACAAACAATGGATCTTAGTAGAAAAAATGCTAAATTTATTCAAGATGCTTTAGTGAAAAATGAAATCAATGAAGAACTTATGATTTTATCTTATCGTGGTGGTAAAGATATGGCTTTTAGTGATGCATTGACACAAGGAAAAGAGCTTTCAAATCGCGTAATGGTTACTTTATATGTAATGTTCCCTGAAGATATTGATAGTGATAAAGATGGTGTTTTTGATAGTGTGGATAGATGCCCAGCGACGCCAAGGGGAGCAACTGTAGATAGTTATGGTTGCCCTGTTGATAGTGATAAAGATGGGGTTATTGATTATAAGGATGAATGTCCTAAAACACCTATTGGTGTGGAAGTAGATAAAAAAGGATGCCCGTTAGATAGTGATGGCGATGGGGTTGTTGATTATAAAGACAGATGTCCAGATACACCAAAAGGCGTTAGTGTTGATCCAACAGGATGTGCTCTAAGTAAAGAGTTAGCAATAACATTTAAACCAAATTCAGATAAGATACTAAAATCTTCTTATGAGAAGGTAGTTGCCTTTGCTGTTTTCTTAAAACAAAATCCTGTGTTTAATGCCAAAATCATTGGTCATACAGATAGTACTGGTAAAGCAGAACTCAATATGAGGTTATCTCAAAGAAGAGCAGCTGCAGCAAAATCTGCACTAATATATGAGGGTGTTGAAGCATCTAGACTTACTTCTAAAGGTAGAGGTGAGCTGGATCCAGTTCAAAGCAATAGAACAAAAGAGGGTAGAGCAATTAATCGTCGTATAGAGGTTAAGCTTTCTTATAGCGCACAATAA
- a CDS encoding response regulator transcription factor, translated as MNNTKENYSILYIEDEKEIRENYVRYLKNHFINVYEAGDGEEAYEIYKSKKPQIMIIDINIPKLNGIDLLKKIRENDYTTKAIILSAHTELNYLLDATGLGLTKYLVKPVTRKELKDALSFVIEELTKYSIFSKKVLILKDGYRWDFEKEELRTNETILLTDKERQILSLLFSNINITYSYDDIIGNVWDSYDDDRVAALKTIIKNLRKKLPKETIKNVFGVGYTIEI; from the coding sequence TTGAATAATACAAAAGAGAATTACTCGATTTTATATATTGAAGATGAAAAAGAGATTCGGGAAAATTATGTAAGGTATTTGAAAAATCATTTTATAAATGTTTATGAGGCTGGAGATGGAGAAGAGGCTTATGAAATATACAAGAGTAAAAAACCTCAAATAATGATAATAGATATAAATATACCTAAGCTAAATGGGATAGACCTTCTTAAAAAGATACGAGAAAATGACTACACCACAAAGGCAATAATTTTGAGTGCACATACAGAGTTAAACTATCTTCTAGATGCTACTGGGCTTGGTTTGACAAAGTACCTCGTAAAGCCTGTTACTAGAAAAGAGTTAAAAGACGCACTAAGTTTTGTCATAGAAGAGTTAACCAAATATAGCATATTTTCAAAAAAAGTTTTAATATTAAAAGATGGATATAGATGGGACTTTGAAAAAGAAGAACTACGCACAAATGAAACGATACTCTTAACAGATAAAGAAAGACAAATCTTATCTTTGCTTTTCTCAAACATAAATATTACTTATAGTTATGATGATATCATAGGAAATGTTTGGGATAGTTATGATGATGATAGAGTTGCTGCACTAAAGACAATTATAAAGAATCTAAGAAAAAAGTTACCAAAAGAAACTATAAAAAATGTGTTTGGAGTAGGTTATACCATAGAAATTTAA